The Nerophis ophidion isolate RoL-2023_Sa linkage group LG09, RoL_Noph_v1.0, whole genome shotgun sequence genome contains a region encoding:
- the golga4 gene encoding golgin subfamily A member 4 isoform X4 codes for MFKKLKQKINEEQLPQRNAQTPPQAQASPGDRRSSQTPPLFDGDPSPSDRESASKGPNRSPRGSINGEGNASPHREELQSFAQKLQLKVPSMESLIRSSASRAEHLFRSSSKESLVRSSSRESLTNLGENEATGASTYDPPSDIESEAEDAPGSTTTYSKEQLLHRLVKVEASLGKYRGKYSELVTAYRTVQRDKEKTQAILSQSQDKALRRIGELREELQMDQQAKKHLQDEFDAALEEKDQMITVLQTQVGLLKKRVKGVSDGTLVSDVEQLDTEDTDSASASPLKDPEVEPEVLEEEGVSDPAKVIEALQKRVKRQENLLHKCRELMHIHKERSSQLGSENETLQVQLQERLQDLEKMKDLHTTKKTELINQLRDVKNQNEQLEQDKGMVIAETKRQMHETLEMKEEEIAQLRSRLQLANAQNEDLQEQKEKAEKSTFEELERALSSAQKAEEARKQLQVQMEEQIREAERVNEEERKSLQQELTRVKQEVVTIMKKSSEERMANLEKVHSEALAAKEEELSARISTAVEECKAEYARLTKEQEQQASLALEDADLQKSALKIEADSKDKQMQQQLEVARTRIMELESSLEKIAQDGSAMSHEMSSQMDQLEDKHKKQMSSLKGEHQTQLEKHKGTLTELHNAAMEELKEKHRVQLEAFLKDKDLQIQTRTEKKNQKLDAKQAEQDALSAELSEVMKSNQLLEEKLTEIQNVHCLALQDQVAKHNAEIVNIKQEHELSLDAMEKTLKEEFKALKIISREKENKIEDLTQAVKTLKEKLHSNVQDLNVKAKLIEDLQQSLMHFQLENANLQEASNTISNDCIQSKKELKDLQHQLKIAKNDCQQKELLLQELEQQLQQSKKELSEQEKSHAAELNTKHEAQTCLQKQLDNENAAHEKLKTTMIEIEGKMKKQETKMEKFKQRTKEMTENFKKKLQEKDEYMKNELAKKDTELQQKEKQVQEKILDMGKANSQGLSNAMSELQANHLAEVEKLRDTHKQEILELEHHLQEKLRQQEDELMEKYSQTQQEKIQELEESYLKLSRSTEEKEQVVTSMKNLQEQLLLQETTVQKLKEELHKAGIMVESLSTSEELLRKQIKSMEKNLSQALNERDSLQDKLNITEEENREKFKTLSVKMEETEKQLQTLKGSQQEDIQTKSEESAIQIKAMEAQFQQQLNMISNQMQSYCKDVQSKVVDRTSELCQTVETRVSELKQRLLCSQTNIAHLKNVVSSKINNVCNLEENLRQKTEENNNLCILVEQVTAQVNAHMEQIKALMHENENNSLSISEKAQKIEELSELNKVISVGLKENELQVSNLEIIISDLKHQLEGNLKEKEEAILELKQQHEEERQKAIAQAEETIQRLKQERVTASEQANALRASLSENVNTVASLKTRLEELERVISEKNEDLQRLKTSFDNQSISKSEMDQVLSEKEQKVSELTAELEGCNRRLGELQEQLDSKIRECDQLACNLKQQHSIRENERKELVEKLQQNGNSEQEMVKRLHNLEEHNQACKSQLQSKQEEFKKLKDESLKETERLMAESTRKISELKKKAEQKIIQIKKQLTSQLEEKDEIITTLQASQEELRRKETYSKEFIDTLEEKNKSLEELFVKLKEEQASQLADQRQTTEKSLEELRSTYEEKLSELQRDSLHQTELSQAALPEVELKLQEAEKKNGELLEEINTLKEEIRKKDVQSTQHQAALMQAPISFEPDRKIDCSSLQQTNSMLKKEVKNHSAESNGDSLDSLNSKLNQMKNEKEKIQKDFTRLQKDIRSMRKEHEQDLNYVKKQLLDESEEKFKLELEDIEMKHNSAIKQLMREFNTQMALKEKEIDTAVKETIAKAQVVEVELISNHQEETIQLQKAVSQKEDDLNRTVQKYEQVIQSREEEMGTRLWQVQKELEELKARSNETSEMSTEELQVQLAEKTTLLSEARLKEQGFVERIHSLEDKIKCFHRNAVVTHLGSTHKDAAFNIPQPLSEATEMEYLRKVLFEYMMGRETKTMAKVITSMLKFPPDQAQKVLDKEESKVMPWLSV; via the exons AAGCTCAAGCAGAAGATAAACGAGGAGCAGTTGCCGCAGAGGAACGCACAGACTCCACCACAGGCCCAG GCGAGTCCTGGAGATCGACGGAGCAGCCAAACCCCCCCATTATTTGATGGTGATCCCTCTCCCAGTGATAGAGAG AGTGCCTCTAAAGGGCCCAACAGGTCACCCAGAGGAAGCATCAATGGGGAAGGGAATGCGTCTCCTCAT AGAGAAGAACTGCAGTCTTTTGCCCAAAAACTGCAGCTGAAAGTTCCCTCAATGGAGTCCTTAATTCGAAGTAGCGCTAGCCGGGCTGAACATCTATTTCGCTCTTCCTCTAAAGAAAGCCTGGTTCGGAGCTCTTCTCGTGAATCCTTGACAAATCTGGGGGAAAACGAGGCCACCGGCGCCTCCACATACGACCCACCATCGGATATCGAGAGCGAGGCTGAGGATGCACCAGGAAGCACAACGACTTACTCCAAAGAGCAGCTGTTGCACCGTTTGGTCAAAGTGGAGGCGAGCTTGGGGAAGTACCGTGGGAAGTACTCAGAG CTGGTAACTGCATATCGAACAGTGCAACGAGATAAAGAAAAAACACAG GCCATCCTAAGTCAAAGTCAAGACAAAGCTCTCCGCCGAATAGGAGAACTACGGGAG GAGTTGCAAATGGACCAACAGGCAAAGAAACACCTTCAGGATGAGTTTGATGCTGCACTGGAAGAAAAAGATCAGATGATTACTGTCCTCCAAACTCAG GTTGGTCTTTTGAAGAAACGAGTTAAAGGAGTCTCCGACGGTACATTGGTCTCTGACGTTGAGCAGCTTGATACTGAAGATACCGACTCTGCTTCCGCCAGCCCTTTGAAGGACCCAGAAGTAGAGCCTGAAGTACTTGAGG AAGAGGGCGTCAGTGATCCAGCTAAAGTAATTGAGGCTCTACAGAAGAGAGTGAAGAGGCAGGAAAATCTACTGCACAAGTGCAGAGAACTGATGCACATACATAAAGAGCGTAGCTCTCAGCTGGGTAGTGAGAATGAAACTCTACAAGTGCAGCTGCAGGAAAGACTGCAAGACCTTGAAAAGATGAAG GACCTGCACACAACAAAGAAGACAGAGCTGATCAATCAGTTGCGAGATGTTAAGAACCAAAATGAGCAGCTAGAGCAAGACAAG GGCATGGTGATTGCTGAAACAAAGCGCCAGATGCATGAGACTCTGGAAATGAAAGAAGAGGAGATTGCACAGCTCCGGTCCAGGCTCCAGTTGGCTAATGCTCAGAATGAAGATCTGCAGGAACAGAAAGAAAAAGCTGAGAAATCAA CATTTGAAGAGCTTGAAAGGGCACTGAGTTCAGCACAGAAAGCAGAAGAAGCCCGAAAACAGCTGCAGGTTCAAATGGAGGAGCAAATAAGAGAAGCAGAAAGAGTCAATGAAGAAGAGAGGAAGAGTTTGCAGCAGGAACTTACGCGAGTCAAACAGGAGGTTGTCACCATCATGAAG AAATCTTCGGAAGAGAGGATGGCCAACCTGGAAAAAGTCCATAGTGAAGCTCTGGCTGCGAAAGAAGAGGAGCTGAGTGCCAGAATTAGCACAGCTGTT GAGGAGTGCAAAGCGGAGTATGCTCGGCTAACTAAGGAGCAAGAGCAGCAGGCTTCTCTGGCTTTGGAGGATGCAGATTTACAGAAGTCAGCCTTAAAGATAGAGGCCGATAGTAAAGATAAACAGATGCAACAACAGCTAGAGGTTGCAAGAACT AGAATAATGGAGCTGGAGAGTTCCCTGGAGAAGATCGCTCAGGATGGATCAGCAATGTCCCACGAAATGTCCAGTCAGATGGACCAGCTGGAGGATAAACACAAAAAGCAAATGTCTTCTTTAAAGGGCGAGCATCAGACCCAGCTGGAAAAACACAAGGGTACACTAACTGAGCTGCACAATGCTGCTATGGAAGAGCTCAAGGAAAAACATAGAGTTCAATTGGAGGCATTTCTGAAAGATAAAGACCTGCAGATTCAAACTCGCACAGAGAAAAAGAATCAGAAGTTGGATGCAAAGCAAGCAGAGCAGGATGCACTTTCAGCAGAGCTATCTGAAGTTATGAAGAGTAATCAACTTCTGGAAGAGAAGTTGACGGAAATACAAAATGTGCACTGTTTAGCTCTGCAGGATCAGGTGGCGAAGCACAATGCTGAGATTGTAAATATCAAGCAGGAGCATGAGTTGTCTCTTGATGCAATGGAGAAAACTCTGAAGGAGGAATTTAAAGCTCTGAAGATCATTTCAAGAGAGAAGGAAAATAAAATTGAAGATCTCACTCAAGCAGTGAAAACACTAAAAGAAAAATTACATTCCAATGTCCAAGACCTAAATGTCAAAGCAAAGTTAATTGAGGATTTGCAACAGTCTTTAATGCATTTTCAGCTGGAAAACGCAAACCTTCAAGAAGCATCAAATACAATCTCAAATGATTGTATTCAGTCTAAGAAAGAATTGAAGGATTTGCAGCATCAACTGAAAATAGCAAAAAATGACTGTCAACAGAAAGAATTATTGCTGCAAGAATTAGAGCAGCAATTACAGCAGAGCAAAAAAGAACTCTCTGAGCAGGAGAAGTCACATGCTGCAGAACTGAACACTAAGCATGAAGCGCAGACATGCCTCCAGAAGCAGTTGGATAATGAAAATGCTGCTCATGAGAAGTTGAAAACTACTATGATAGAGATAGAGGGTAAGATGAAAAAGCaagaaacaaagatggaaaagtTTAAACAAAGAACCAAAGAAATGACAGAAAACTTCAAGAAAAAGCTTCAAGAGAAAGATGAGTATATGAAAAATGAACTAGCAAAGAAGGATACAGAGCTTCAACAAAAAGAGAAACAAGTTCAAGAGAAAATATTAGATATGGGCAAAGCAAATTCCCAAGGCTTGAGCAATGCCATGTCCGAGCTACAAGCTAACCATTTGGCGGAAGTGGAGAAACTACGTGATACTCATAAACAGGAAATCTTGGAGCTAGAGCATCATTTGCAAGAGAAATTAAGACAGCAGGAGGATGAATTAATGGAGAAATACTCACAAACACAGCAAGAAAAGATACAGGAGCTTGAAGAGTCTTATTTGAAACTCAGCAGGAGCACAGAGGAGAAAGAGCAAGTCGTTACTTCAATGAAGAACTTGCAGGAGCAGCTTTTGCTTCAAGAAACCACTGTGCAAAAGCTAAAAGAAGAACTTCACAAAGCAGGGATTATGGTTGAGAGTTTGTCAACGAGTGAGGAGTTGCTGAGAAAGCAAATTAAGTCGATGGAGAAGAACCTAAGCCAGGCCTTGAATGAGCGAGACTCTCTGCAGGACAAGCTCAACATTACCGAGGAAGAGAACAGAGAGAAGTTCAAGACTTTGTCTGTCAAGATGGAAGAAACAGAGAAGCAGCTTCAAACCCTTAAAGGTTCCCAACAGGAGGATATACAAACTAAATCTGAGGAATCTGCCATTCAGATAAAGGCCATGGAAGCACAGTTCCAACAGCAATTAAATATGATCAGCAACCAAATGCAGAGTTACTGTAAGGATGTCCAATCGAAAGTTGTGGACAGGACCTCTGAACTTTGTCAGACAGTTGAAACTAGAGTTTCTGAATTAAAACAACGACTTCTTTGTAGTCAGACAAACATTGCACATCTTAAAAATGTTGTCTCGAGCAAAATAAATAACGTTTGCAATTTAGAGGAGAATCTCCGCCAAAAGACTGAAGAGAATAACAATCTATGCATTTTAGTAGAACAGGTAACTGCTCAGGTAAATGCTCATATGGAGCAAATCAAAGCCTTAATGCACGAGAATGAAAATAATTCGTTGTCTATCAGTGAAAAAGCTCAGAAGATTGAGGAGCTAAGCGAATTAAACAAGGTCATATCAGTCGGTTTGAAAGAAAACGAGTTACAAGTGAGTAACTTGGAAATTATTATCAGTGACTTGAAACATCAACTAGAAGGTAACCTAAAAGAGAAGGAGGAAGCCATACTTGAGCTCAAGCAGCAGCATGAAGAGGAGAGACAAAAGGCCATAGCTCAAGCGGAAGAGACCATTCAGCGGTTAAAGCAGGAGCGAGTGACTGCTTCCGAGCAGGCCAATGCTCTCAGAGCCAGCTTGTCTGAGAATGTCAACACTGTAGCATCTCTGAAGACCAGGCTAGAAGAGCTGGAGCGAGTTATTTCTGAGAAAAATGAAGATTTGCAAAGGCTAAAAACAAGTTTTGACAATCAGTCCATCAGTAAGTCTGAGATGGACCAAGTTTTAAGTGAAAAGGAGCAGAAGGTGAGCGAGTTGACCGCAGAGCTTGAGGGCTGCAACCGTCGGCTTGGTGAACTTCAAGAGCAGCTCGACTCTAAGATAAGAGAGTGCGACCAACTGGCATGTAACCTCAAGCAGCAGCACAGCATCAGAGAGAACGAAAGGAAAGAGTTGGTTGAAAAGCTGCAGCAGAACGGCAACTCGGAGCAAGAAATGGTTAAAAGACTACACAATCTTGAAGAGCACAACCAAGCGTGCAAAAGCCAACTTCAGAGCAAGCAAGAAGAATTTAAAAAGCTGAAAGATGAGAGTTTAAAGGAAACTGAAAGGTTGATGGCAGAGAGCACTCGGAAAATCTCAGAGCTGAAGAAAAAAGCGGAACAGAAAATTATCCAAATTAAGAAGCAACTAACTTCCCAGCTTGAGGAAAAAGATGAGATTATCACGACTCTTCAGGCAAGCCAAGAAGAGCTCAGGAGAAAAGAAACCTACAGCAAAGAATTTATCGACACATTGGAGGAAAAAAACAAATCTCTCGAGGAGCTTTTTGTCAAGCTCAAAGAAGAACAGGCGAGCCAGCTGGCTGACCAGAGGCAGACAACGGAGAAGTCTTTAGAGGAACTGAGGAGCACTTATGAAGAGAAGCTGTCTGAACTTCAGAGAGACTCATTACACCAAACAGAGCTCAGTCAAGCAGCTCTTCCAGAGGTTGAATTGAAGCTTCAAGAAGCTGAGAAAAAGAATGGGGAACTTTTGGaagaaataaatactttaaaagaAGAAATTAGAAAAAAAGATGTCCAATCCACTCAACATCAAGCTGCTTTGATGCAGGCTCCCATTTCATTTGAGCCTGACAGGAAGATAGATTGTAGCAGTCTACAGCAAACAAACAGCATGTTGAAAAAGGAGGTAAAAAACCACTCTGCCGAATCCAATGGGGATTCTCTCGATTCTCTCAATAGCAAACTAAATCAGATGAAGAATGAGAAAGAGAAAATCCAGAAAGATTTCACCAGACTACAGAAGGACATCCGATCAATGAGGAAAGAGCATGAACAGGACCTTAACTATGTGAAGAAACAGTTGTTGGATGAAAGTGAGGAGAAATTCAA ATTGGAATTGGAAGACATCGAAATGAAGCACAATTCAGCAATCAAACAGTTAATGAGGGAGTTCAACACACAGATGGCGCTTAAAGAGAAAGAGATCGACACAGCAGTGAAAGAAACCATCG CTAAAGCCCAGGTTGTGGAGGTGGAGCTTATCAGTAACCATCAAGAGGAAACCATTCAGCTGCAAAAGGCGGTTTCCCAGAAGGAGGATGACTTGAACAGAACAGTTCAGAAATATGAGCAGGTCATACAG AGTCGAGAGGAGGAGATGGGAACCCGACTCTGGCAGGTCCAAAAAGAACTGGAGGAGTTGAAAGCAAGGAGCAACGAAACTTCAGAG ATGAGCACTGAGGAACTGCAG GTTCAGCTGGCTGAGAAGACCACTTTGCTGAGTGAAGCTCGACTGAAGGAGCAGGGCTTTGTTGAGAGG atccACTCGCTTGAGGACAAGATTAAATGTTTCCACCGGAACGCAGTCGTAACTCATCTTGGTAGCACACACAAAG